One region of Paraburkholderia acidiphila genomic DNA includes:
- a CDS encoding SDR family oxidoreductase yields MQSDKVQPKVVLVIGAGDATGGAIASRFAREGYIACVSRRSADKLEPLVARIREAGGEAYGYGSDARKEEDVVALIERVEAEHGPIEVMVFNIGANVPCSILEETARKYFKIWEMACFSAFLNGREVAKRMVARGRGTILFTGATASVRGAADFGAFAGAKHALRALAQSMARELGPRNVHVAHVIVDGAIDTDFIRTNFPERYALKEKDGILNPEHIAENYWYLHQQPRDAWTFELDLRPYMERW; encoded by the coding sequence ATGCAGTCCGACAAGGTGCAACCGAAAGTCGTGCTGGTGATTGGGGCAGGAGATGCAACTGGGGGCGCGATCGCATCGCGATTCGCCCGCGAGGGCTACATCGCCTGTGTGAGCCGCCGCTCGGCAGACAAGCTGGAGCCGCTGGTCGCACGTATTCGCGAGGCCGGCGGTGAGGCCTACGGGTATGGCAGCGACGCGCGCAAGGAAGAGGATGTCGTGGCGTTGATCGAGCGCGTCGAAGCCGAGCACGGTCCGATCGAGGTCATGGTATTCAACATTGGTGCGAACGTGCCCTGCAGCATTCTGGAAGAGACGGCGCGCAAGTACTTCAAGATCTGGGAGATGGCCTGCTTCAGCGCATTTCTCAACGGCCGCGAGGTGGCGAAGCGGATGGTTGCGCGAGGGCGCGGGACGATTCTCTTCACGGGCGCGACGGCAAGCGTGAGGGGCGCGGCGGATTTCGGCGCATTTGCGGGCGCCAAGCATGCGCTTCGGGCGCTTGCGCAAAGCATGGCCCGGGAACTGGGGCCGCGCAACGTTCACGTCGCCCACGTCATTGTCGACGGCGCCATCGATACCGACTTTATTCGCACGAATTTCCCGGAACGCTACGCCTTGAAGGAAAAGGACGGCATCCTGAATCCGGAGCACATCGCCGAGAACTACTGGTATCTGCACCAGCAGCCCCGCGACGCCTGGACGTTCGAGCTGGATCTGCGTCCGTACATGGAGCGCTGGTAA
- a CDS encoding IclR family transcriptional regulator — translation MDVKLVARTLDLFELFAAEQRPLALAEMARLLEVPASSCLALARTLVSRGYLYEVRKRGGYYPTRRLQLLANAINAVDPVVQMLHPRLVELRDATGETIVLGKIHGTQVIYLDVVESEKAVRYACVPGSLRPLHANSIGKVICGELDAPTRDALCAKLHFERFTGATVADRTTFIDQVSAAHERGWYANIGESAPELSAVAVALDFGGDLYGLSIGGPTERIREQLSEHVATLTTAKQQILLTWQKSDAD, via the coding sequence ATGGACGTCAAACTCGTTGCCCGCACGCTCGACCTGTTCGAACTCTTCGCCGCCGAACAGAGGCCATTGGCGCTCGCCGAAATGGCGCGGCTTCTGGAGGTGCCCGCGTCGAGTTGCCTCGCGCTTGCGCGCACGCTCGTGAGCCGCGGCTATCTGTACGAAGTGCGCAAGCGGGGAGGCTACTATCCGACGCGGCGTCTGCAACTGCTCGCCAACGCGATCAATGCCGTCGATCCGGTGGTCCAGATGTTGCATCCCCGTCTTGTCGAGCTGCGCGACGCGACAGGCGAAACCATCGTGCTTGGCAAGATCCACGGCACGCAGGTCATTTATCTCGACGTGGTCGAATCGGAGAAGGCGGTGCGCTATGCATGCGTGCCCGGCTCATTGCGCCCGTTGCATGCGAACTCGATCGGCAAGGTGATTTGCGGCGAACTCGATGCGCCGACGCGCGACGCCCTCTGCGCAAAACTTCATTTCGAGCGATTCACCGGCGCGACGGTCGCCGATCGCACCACGTTCATCGATCAGGTTAGCGCTGCGCATGAGCGCGGCTGGTATGCGAACATCGGCGAGAGTGCGCCCGAGCTTTCGGCGGTGGCCGTTGCCCTCGATTTCGGCGGCGACCTGTACGGACTCTCGATTGGCGGCCCGACCGAGCGAATCCGCGAGCAACTGAGCGAGCACGTGGCAACACTGACCACCGCGAAACAGCAGATTCTCTTGACCTGGCAAAAGAGCGACGCGGACTGA
- a CDS encoding acyl-CoA dehydrogenase family protein codes for MNFNLNEDQQSIVAAIEKICERFDDGYWLERDREGGFPHDFHRALADAGWLGIAMSPDYGGSGLGMTEAALMMRTISASGAGLSGASAVHMNIFGLNPVQVFGNEAQKQRFLPPLIEGSDKACFAVTEPDAGLDTTHLKTQAVRNGDHYVLTGRKIWISTAQVANKMLIIARTTPLDQVAKPTDGLSLFYTDLDRTRVEVREIEKMGRKAVDSNMLFIDGLRVPVDDRIGEEGKGFHYLLHGLNPERILIASEAVGLGQAALRHATQYAKDRVVFGRPIGQNQAIQHPLAQAWMALEAANLMVMKAATLYDAGEPCGAEANAGKYLAAEAAFQACQTAIATLGGMGYAKEYHVERYLRECMIPRLAPVSPQMIMCFIAEKVLGLPKSY; via the coding sequence ATGAATTTCAACCTCAATGAAGACCAGCAGTCGATTGTCGCTGCAATCGAAAAGATCTGCGAACGATTCGACGACGGCTACTGGCTCGAACGCGACCGCGAAGGCGGATTTCCGCACGACTTTCACCGCGCACTCGCCGATGCTGGCTGGCTTGGCATTGCGATGTCGCCGGACTACGGCGGCTCCGGGCTCGGCATGACCGAAGCGGCGCTGATGATGCGCACCATCAGCGCTTCCGGCGCGGGGCTTTCGGGCGCGTCGGCTGTGCATATGAATATCTTCGGACTCAATCCGGTACAGGTGTTCGGCAACGAAGCGCAGAAGCAGCGATTTCTGCCGCCCCTCATCGAGGGCAGCGACAAAGCCTGTTTCGCCGTGACCGAACCCGACGCTGGCCTGGACACGACGCACCTGAAAACGCAGGCCGTGCGCAACGGCGATCACTACGTGCTCACTGGCCGCAAGATCTGGATCTCGACCGCACAGGTCGCGAACAAGATGCTGATCATCGCGCGCACGACGCCACTGGACCAGGTGGCGAAGCCGACCGACGGCCTGAGTCTTTTTTATACCGACCTCGACCGCACGCGAGTCGAAGTCCGCGAGATCGAGAAGATGGGCCGCAAGGCGGTCGATTCGAACATGCTTTTCATCGACGGTTTGCGCGTGCCGGTGGACGACCGCATTGGGGAGGAGGGCAAGGGCTTCCACTATCTGCTGCATGGTCTGAATCCGGAGCGCATCCTGATCGCCTCGGAAGCGGTGGGGCTCGGCCAGGCGGCGCTGCGCCACGCGACGCAGTACGCGAAGGACCGTGTCGTGTTTGGACGTCCCATTGGGCAGAACCAGGCCATCCAGCATCCGCTCGCGCAGGCGTGGATGGCACTCGAGGCCGCGAACCTGATGGTGATGAAGGCCGCCACGCTATACGACGCGGGCGAGCCGTGCGGCGCAGAAGCCAACGCCGGGAAATATCTTGCTGCCGAAGCGGCATTCCAGGCTTGCCAGACGGCCATTGCAACCTTGGGGGGGATGGGCTACGCGAAGGAATACCACGTCGAACGCTATCTGCGGGAGTGTATGATTCCAAGGCTCGCGCCCGTCAGCCCGCAAATGATCATGTGCTTCATCGCGGAAAAGGTGCTCGGGCTGCCGAAGTCTTACTGA
- a CDS encoding CitMHS family transporter — protein MLALTGTLAIIALFTLIITKRLSPLVALIAVPIVAALAAGFGLSTAKFIVHGVQNIGPVAGMFVFAILFFGILTDAGMLDPIINGVLRVVGCHPPRIVMGSALLALLIHLDGSGAVTFLVTLPAMMPLYTRLGLDRRILACVASMAAGVNFLPWVGPMLRASAALHIPGTVIFYPMIPVQIVGLVFVFGTAYMLGKREEKRLGLTREHAAGIAATPRVLTPEELALRRPERFWINLVLTLVVLVTLVSGIVDPMVMFMIGTVLALVINYPDVNQQRERVDAHAKAALMMASVLLAAGAFTGIMTGTGMLNAMAEVVVRHVPADHARHMPFVLGLVSMPLSLLFDPDSFYFGILPVLAKSGELLGVPPVQMAQAALLGQMTTGFPVSPLTPATFLIVGLTGVELAEHQKFTIPFLFAATVLMVFTAVLVGVFPL, from the coding sequence ATGCTCGCGCTAACCGGTACGCTCGCGATCATCGCTCTTTTCACGCTGATCATCACGAAGCGGCTTTCGCCTCTAGTCGCCCTGATCGCCGTGCCCATCGTCGCCGCGCTCGCTGCGGGATTCGGTCTCTCCACGGCGAAGTTCATCGTTCACGGGGTACAGAACATCGGCCCGGTCGCCGGGATGTTCGTATTTGCGATACTTTTCTTCGGCATCCTGACTGATGCGGGGATGCTCGATCCGATCATCAACGGCGTGTTGCGCGTGGTGGGTTGCCATCCGCCGCGCATTGTGATGGGTTCCGCGCTGCTTGCGCTACTCATCCACCTCGACGGTTCGGGCGCGGTTACGTTCCTCGTCACACTGCCCGCAATGATGCCGCTCTATACCCGCCTCGGACTCGATCGCCGCATTCTCGCGTGTGTCGCCTCCATGGCGGCAGGCGTCAACTTCCTCCCCTGGGTCGGGCCCATGCTGCGCGCTTCAGCGGCCCTGCATATTCCGGGCACCGTCATTTTCTATCCGATGATTCCCGTGCAGATAGTCGGCCTGGTTTTCGTGTTCGGCACGGCATACATGCTGGGCAAGCGCGAGGAAAAGCGTCTCGGTCTCACACGCGAACATGCCGCCGGCATCGCCGCCACCCCGCGCGTGCTCACGCCGGAGGAACTCGCGCTGCGCCGGCCAGAGCGCTTCTGGATCAACCTCGTGCTGACTCTCGTCGTGCTCGTGACGCTCGTGTCGGGCATTGTCGATCCCATGGTGATGTTCATGATCGGCACCGTGCTGGCGCTCGTCATCAACTACCCAGATGTGAACCAGCAGCGCGAACGTGTCGACGCCCATGCGAAAGCGGCCCTGATGATGGCGAGCGTGTTGCTCGCTGCGGGTGCTTTCACCGGCATCATGACCGGAACCGGCATGCTCAATGCGATGGCCGAAGTCGTTGTGCGCCATGTGCCAGCCGATCACGCGCGCCATATGCCATTCGTGCTGGGACTCGTTTCAATGCCGCTCAGCCTGTTATTCGATCCCGACTCGTTTTACTTCGGCATCCTTCCAGTTTTGGCGAAGAGCGGGGAACTGCTGGGCGTGCCACCCGTGCAGATGGCCCAGGCGGCGCTCCTCGGTCAGATGACTACCGGTTTTCCCGTTAGCCCACTCACACCAGCAACGTTCCTGATCGTCGGCCTGACGGGCGTGGAACTGGCCGAGCATCAGAAGTTCACGATTCCATTCCTGTTTGCCGCCACGGTGCTGATGGTGTTCACCGCAGTCCTGGTGGGCGTGTTCCCGCTCTAG
- a CDS encoding CaiB/BaiF CoA transferase family protein: MATPSSPAAGSLHGLRVVDLSRVLGGPYCTQILADHGAEVIKIEPPGGDETRGWGPPFDGETASYFQGVNRNKLGVVLDLTQPAERERLLALLETADVLVENFKVGTLERWGLGYDTVLAARFPRLVHCRVSGFGADGPLGALPGYDAAIQAMTGLMSVNGEAGGAPLRIGVPIVDLVTGLNAALGVLMALREREVSGRGQFVESTLFDCALSILHPHTPNYFYSGNEPQRTGNAHPNITPYDMFHTGSGDIFLAVGNNTQFGALCRLIDAPHLADDPRFADNRSRSQHRTDLRAALEQHFAGWDGPQLADMLVRHGVPCAPVLGVGAALAHPHVDHRAMKVEMGSYRGIASPIKLGRTPATYRSAPPALDEHAARVFGEPSRKKA; this comes from the coding sequence ATGGCCACTCCCTCATCTCCGGCAGCTGGATCGCTGCATGGCTTGCGCGTTGTAGACCTGTCCCGTGTTCTCGGCGGCCCATACTGCACGCAGATCCTTGCCGACCACGGCGCGGAAGTCATCAAGATCGAGCCGCCTGGCGGCGACGAAACGCGCGGCTGGGGGCCGCCCTTCGACGGCGAGACCGCTTCGTACTTCCAGGGCGTCAATCGCAACAAGCTGGGCGTCGTGCTGGATCTCACCCAGCCGGCGGAGCGCGAGCGGCTGCTCGCGCTGCTCGAAACGGCTGACGTGCTGGTGGAAAACTTCAAGGTCGGCACGCTCGAGCGATGGGGGCTGGGTTACGACACCGTGCTGGCCGCGCGCTTTCCGCGGCTCGTGCATTGCCGCGTGTCGGGCTTCGGCGCTGACGGCCCGCTTGGCGCGTTGCCGGGCTACGACGCGGCGATTCAGGCGATGACCGGTCTCATGAGCGTGAACGGGGAGGCAGGCGGTGCGCCGCTGCGCATCGGCGTGCCGATCGTCGATCTCGTGACGGGACTCAATGCGGCCCTCGGCGTGCTGATGGCGTTGCGCGAGCGCGAGGTGAGCGGGCGGGGCCAGTTCGTCGAATCGACGCTGTTCGATTGCGCGCTCTCGATCCTGCACCCGCACACGCCCAATTACTTTTACTCGGGCAATGAGCCGCAGCGCACCGGTAACGCCCATCCGAACATTACGCCTTACGACATGTTCCACACCGGCAGCGGTGATATCTTTCTCGCGGTCGGCAACAACACGCAGTTCGGGGCGCTCTGCCGACTGATCGATGCGCCGCACCTCGCCGACGACCCACGCTTTGCCGACAATCGCTCGCGCAGCCAGCACCGTACCGACCTGCGCGCAGCACTCGAACAACACTTCGCCGGCTGGGATGGCCCACAGCTGGCCGACATGCTCGTGCGCCACGGCGTGCCATGTGCACCGGTACTTGGCGTAGGTGCGGCGCTCGCGCATCCCCACGTCGACCATCGCGCAATGAAGGTCGAGATGGGGTCCTACCGTGGAATCGCGTCGCCGATCAAGCTGGGCCGCACACCGGCCACCTACCGAAGCGCGCCGCCGGCGCTCGATGAACACGCGGCACGGGTATTCGGCGAGCCATCGCGCAAGAAGGCATAG